From Candidatus Endomicrobium procryptotermitis:
AGTTACTGTTCCATCAGTAGAAAGCAGTATTTTTTCTACGGATGACAATTTTCCCGTTTTCTTTTTTAATTTTTCAATTTCTTCAAGCACATTTATATCGGCTTCATTTCCGTTCATAATTATTTTCGGTTATATCAATAAATTTATTTGCTTACAAAACTTCCTGTGGTATAATTTATGACAAATTATCGTCTATATTTTTTTGTGAAACTGCAGGCATTATATCAAAAATACAAGAAAACTCAAAATATGCCAAGTGGGTCGTTCTTATCATATTCAAATATCCTTTGGTTTTTGCTTTACCTCAATGAAGACCAAATTTTCTTTTCAATATTTCTTGCGGGAAATGTTCAAAAAAGATAGAATTAATCCATATAATTTTTGTTAACAATCCGTATATATGTACACATACATATTATTATAGAGAGGCAATTTTTATTTTTATGAAAAGAATTGAACTGTTGTCGGGCGATGAAGCGCTTGCACGCGGTGCTTATGAAGCAGGACTGAAATTCGCGGCATCTTATCCAGGAACGCCCGCGACCGAAATTTTGGAATATCTTGCAAACTTTGACGATGTTGACGCTCAATGGTCAGTAAACGAAAAAACGGCTTATGAGACGGCTTTGGGTGCTTCAATCGCGGGCGTAAGAAGCATTTACTCTTCAAAGCATGTTGGCGTAAACGTTGCGATGGACCCTTTAATGACGTCCGCATACACAGGTATCGGAGGTGGGTTCGTTATAGTTACTGCGGACGATCCACAGCTTCAATCTTCGCAAAACGAGCAGGATAACAGGTTCATAGCCAAATTTTCAAAACTTCCCATGTTTGAACCTTCAAGTCCGTCTGAAGCTTATAAAATGGCAAAGGCGGCCTTTGATTTAAGCGAACGTTTTGATACGCCCGTCATAATACGTTTGACTACGAGGGTGGCTCATACAAAAGAAAATGTCGAAACAGGCGATAGAGCCGAAACTGAAAATAAGCCTTTTGCTGTAAATGCTGCAAAATACGTTATGGTGCCAGGTCATGCCTATAAAAAGCATATAGCTTTGGAAGCCAAACTTGTCGAACTTCAAAAATATGGCGAACAGTCAGAATTTAATATTGCCGAAATCAACGATAAATCGATGGGAATAATTGCCGACGGCACTGCATACTTGTATGCAAAAGAAGTTTTTCCTAATGCTTCGTTTTTGAAACTGGGGTTTGTTTATCCTTTTGCCGATGAAAAAATTAAACGCTTTGCAAAAGAAGTGAAAGAACTTTATGTTATCGAAGAACAGGACCCATTTATAGAAGAGCATGTCAGAGGTCTAGGCATTGTGCTAAAAGCAAAAGATATTTCTTATCGTATAGGTGAGTTAACTCCGGTTTTGGTAAAAGAGATAGTCGAAGGAAAAATAAAAGTTGAAAAAGCCGCTGATGCGAGGAAGCCGGTTTTATGTCCGGGCTGTTCCCACCGCTCGGTTTTTTACGCTTTAAAGAAACTTAAAGCCATCGTTTCTGGCGATATAGGCTGTTATACGCTCGGCGCTTTAAAACCTTTGGAAGCATTGCATACAACAGTATGTATGGGCGCAAGCGTCACGATTATGGAAAGCCTTTCAAAATATTTGGGGCATGATAAAGTTGTCGGTGTAATAGGCGATTCGACTTTCGTGCATTCCGGAATAACGGGACTGGTAGACGCTGCTTATAATCAGGCTAAAGGTTTAC
This genomic window contains:
- a CDS encoding 4Fe-4S binding protein, whose protein sequence is MKRIELLSGDEALARGAYEAGLKFAASYPGTPATEILEYLANFDDVDAQWSVNEKTAYETALGASIAGVRSIYSSKHVGVNVAMDPLMTSAYTGIGGGFVIVTADDPQLQSSQNEQDNRFIAKFSKLPMFEPSSPSEAYKMAKAAFDLSERFDTPVIIRLTTRVAHTKENVETGDRAETENKPFAVNAAKYVMVPGHAYKKHIALEAKLVELQKYGEQSEFNIAEINDKSMGIIADGTAYLYAKEVFPNASFLKLGFVYPFADEKIKRFAKEVKELYVIEEQDPFIEEHVRGLGIVLKAKDISYRIGELTPVLVKEIVEGKIKVEKAADARKPVLCPGCSHRSVFYALKKLKAIVSGDIGCYTLGALKPLEALHTTVCMGASVTIMESLSKYLGHDKVVGVIGDSTFVHSGITGLVDAAYNQAKGLLIILDNSNTAMTGSQPNPSTGVNAKGKPTKKLILEEICKAAGADIVETINAFDKNLQNKIKELMSKESLCVLIARFPCRMIERGKMVAPVFNKDKCIVCGACLQIDCPAIYKNMEGKITHDAFLCTGCNVCASACKFNALQAAQ